A region of Laspinema palackyanum D2c DNA encodes the following proteins:
- a CDS encoding Npun_R2821/Npun_R2822 family protein has product MSRGIYIIANDKVTEQAIALLNSIRLYDTAVPVVMIPYDETYQQVAAILGDKFGVTVYEDLDFIKRLSQTLQEIFGSEFFARPNQFRKQACWFGPFDEFLYIDTDIVVFEKIIDNLNYLQEQDFICCDYQHRGGITNVFTPQVIEDKVFTPEELTSIFNGGFWAAKKGVISEQDLYDSFAECAAHPEYFDFSQKTSDQPIINYMILKRVKRRFNIVQRPEKAAGNWAGTNKFQPMEGYKLFDPDNNQPLQYLHWAGIRIQPGCPYWEIWEHYRYLNEAKPTFYETKSEKKTFLNAVRDRFRKLKANL; this is encoded by the coding sequence ATGAGTCGTGGAATTTATATCATTGCTAATGATAAAGTCACGGAGCAAGCGATTGCCCTTCTTAACAGCATCCGATTGTACGATACCGCTGTGCCTGTTGTCATGATTCCTTATGACGAAACCTATCAACAGGTCGCTGCCATTTTAGGGGATAAGTTTGGCGTCACAGTTTATGAAGATTTAGACTTTATTAAACGATTATCTCAAACCCTTCAAGAGATTTTTGGCAGTGAGTTTTTCGCCCGCCCCAATCAATTTAGAAAACAAGCCTGTTGGTTCGGACCTTTCGATGAATTTTTATATATTGATACCGATATTGTCGTTTTTGAAAAAATTATTGATAATTTAAACTATCTTCAAGAGCAAGACTTTATTTGTTGCGATTATCAACATCGGGGGGGAATTACTAATGTATTTACCCCCCAAGTTATTGAAGATAAAGTCTTTACCCCCGAAGAACTGACCAGTATTTTTAATGGAGGATTTTGGGCGGCCAAAAAAGGGGTGATTTCTGAGCAAGATTTATACGATAGCTTTGCAGAATGTGCCGCCCATCCTGAATATTTCGATTTTTCCCAAAAGACCTCCGACCAGCCGATTATCAACTATATGATTTTGAAACGAGTTAAGCGCCGGTTTAACATCGTCCAACGACCCGAAAAGGCAGCGGGAAACTGGGCCGGAACGAACAAGTTTCAGCCGATGGAGGGATATAAATTGTTCGATCCGGATAACAATCAACCCCTCCAATATTTGCACTGGGCCGGGATTCGCATTCAACCGGGATGTCCGTACTGGGAAATTTGGGAACATTATCGTTATTTGAATGAAGCAAAACCCACCTTTTATGAGACAAAATCTGAGAAAAAAACTTTTTTGAATGCTGTGCGCGATCGCTTCAGAAAACTTAAAGCCAATCTCTGA
- a CDS encoding sensor domain-containing diguanylate cyclase, translating to MNGKPQLIQQESRIEPSSESNQGPELDTQLSRSPQAAGPPSWDGEGRDPLWGDRTLSPWLKPLIESLEESVILKDERGCWLLANQAALRLFQLIGVEYGGKTNHQLSQDYPLAQEILSADAESDQTAWELSTTIYHRVEWTAPSGELQSVDIKKTPLFNSDGTRQGTISVVWDPEVSDRLRVEEASRGTLGRQKDAMETIPDLMLYLKADGTILDCKNVPEQTTAIPPNFEIGLSIYEIWPLSIATEGMKYVLQALETGEVQTWEYEVTVHGKCYNREARIMACAEDRVVAILRDITDRKQAEAALEYVAQAVESASDAIAISDANGNHIYHNLAFSTLFEYGTVEELKAAGGPSILYTDPEVAREIFEAIAPGQSWIGSVEQRTRSGKIVQVLLRADAIKDPTGKIIGRIGISTNLTAQKQVEAALQQSKQKLSLHLEQTPLAVVEFNLHGEIVEWNPAAETIFGYSKGEILGQGMALLFPATEERDAGQRWQDLLEQKGGACSICENVRKDGQRTICEWYTTPLIDRHGETIAVASLAQDITERVRAEEAMRHQSDRERLVSRTLARIRQSLNLEEILNTAVSEVRQFLDCDRVVVYQIWPDQSGSVVTESVIPPWPSMLGQSFGEEIFPPSCYERYCNGRVKAIDDLKAANSPQCLIDFLQPFGVNGKMIAPLLHENRLWGILVAHQCNGIHHWQPFEIRGFEQLSTQLAIAIQQSTLFKQLEAANEELQRIASLDGLTQVANRRAFDECIHREWRRTIREHSMMSVILCDIDFFKLYNDTYGHQAGDTCLKQVAQAIADAVKRPADLVARYGGEEFAVILPHTNAEGAMQVAQTIRNQVKALRIHHAQSPVGYVSISLGVAVTLPRPQDSVEKLIRSADRALYEAKSLGRDRAVLAKYSA from the coding sequence ATGAATGGTAAACCCCAATTAATTCAACAGGAATCCAGGATAGAACCGAGTTCTGAGTCCAATCAGGGGCCGGAACTGGATACTCAACTGAGTCGATCGCCCCAGGCAGCAGGGCCTCCATCCTGGGACGGGGAGGGGAGAGACCCACTCTGGGGCGATCGCACTCTATCCCCCTGGCTCAAACCCTTAATTGAAAGCCTAGAAGAAAGCGTCATCCTCAAAGATGAACGCGGATGTTGGCTGCTGGCAAACCAAGCCGCCTTGAGGCTATTCCAATTAATCGGGGTGGAGTATGGCGGTAAAACCAACCACCAGTTAAGTCAAGACTATCCCCTCGCTCAAGAAATCTTGAGTGCTGATGCCGAATCTGATCAAACGGCTTGGGAACTGTCTACCACCATTTATCACCGAGTGGAATGGACCGCCCCTTCCGGGGAACTACAGTCCGTGGACATCAAAAAAACGCCTCTATTTAACAGCGATGGCACCCGACAAGGGACCATTTCGGTGGTTTGGGACCCAGAGGTCAGCGATCGCCTCCGGGTTGAGGAGGCATCCCGAGGGACCTTGGGCAGACAGAAGGACGCGATGGAGACGATTCCGGATTTGATGCTGTATTTAAAAGCAGATGGCACTATTTTGGACTGCAAAAATGTGCCGGAACAGACGACAGCGATCCCGCCCAATTTTGAAATCGGGCTGTCTATCTATGAAATTTGGCCCCTATCCATCGCTACGGAAGGGATGAAATATGTACTTCAAGCCTTGGAAACTGGGGAAGTTCAAACCTGGGAGTATGAGGTAACCGTTCATGGCAAATGCTACAACCGGGAAGCGCGGATTATGGCCTGTGCGGAAGACCGAGTGGTCGCAATTTTGCGGGATATCACCGATCGCAAACAAGCGGAAGCGGCCCTAGAGTATGTGGCGCAAGCAGTGGAAAGTGCCAGTGATGCGATCGCCATCAGCGATGCCAATGGCAATCATATCTATCATAATTTGGCCTTTTCTACTCTGTTTGAGTATGGCACCGTTGAAGAGTTGAAAGCCGCAGGAGGTCCCTCAATTCTCTATACTGACCCGGAAGTGGCCCGGGAAATCTTTGAGGCGATCGCCCCGGGTCAATCTTGGATCGGCTCAGTGGAACAGCGCACCCGCAGCGGTAAAATTGTTCAGGTGTTACTCCGCGCCGATGCAATTAAAGACCCCACGGGTAAAATTATCGGACGGATTGGGATTAGTACAAATTTGACCGCACAAAAACAGGTTGAAGCCGCACTGCAACAGTCCAAACAAAAACTCTCTCTGCACCTGGAACAAACGCCCTTGGCGGTGGTGGAATTCAACCTCCACGGCGAGATTGTGGAATGGAATCCAGCGGCAGAAACCATTTTTGGGTATAGCAAAGGGGAAATCCTCGGACAGGGGATGGCGTTGCTCTTTCCAGCCACGGAAGAACGGGATGCGGGTCAACGATGGCAGGATCTGTTGGAGCAAAAGGGAGGCGCTTGCTCAATTTGTGAAAATGTCCGGAAAGATGGGCAGCGGACTATTTGTGAATGGTACACGACTCCCTTGATTGACCGGCATGGTGAGACGATCGCCGTCGCATCCCTGGCCCAGGATATCACGGAACGGGTACGGGCGGAGGAAGCCATGCGTCACCAGTCCGACCGGGAACGATTGGTAAGCCGGACCCTGGCCCGCATCCGCCAATCGTTGAATTTAGAAGAGATTTTGAATACGGCGGTTTCGGAAGTGAGACAATTTCTGGATTGCGATCGGGTGGTGGTGTATCAGATTTGGCCGGATCAGTCGGGGAGTGTGGTGACAGAATCGGTGATTCCTCCTTGGCCCTCAATGCTGGGACAAAGTTTCGGAGAAGAAATTTTCCCCCCCAGTTGTTATGAGCGGTATTGTAACGGAAGGGTTAAGGCGATCGATGATCTCAAGGCGGCGAATTCTCCCCAGTGTTTGATTGATTTTTTGCAACCCTTTGGGGTGAATGGGAAAATGATTGCCCCGTTGTTACATGAGAACCGCCTCTGGGGGATATTGGTGGCGCATCAATGTAATGGGATTCACCACTGGCAACCGTTTGAGATTAGAGGGTTTGAGCAGTTGTCCACTCAACTGGCGATCGCCATTCAACAATCGACCCTGTTTAAACAGTTGGAAGCGGCGAATGAAGAATTACAGCGGATTGCTTCGTTGGATGGATTGACTCAGGTCGCTAACCGGCGGGCTTTTGATGAATGTATCCATCGCGAATGGCGGCGAACTATTCGCGAACATTCGATGATGTCTGTGATTTTATGTGATATTGATTTTTTTAAGTTATACAATGATACTTATGGGCATCAAGCCGGGGATACTTGTTTAAAACAAGTCGCCCAGGCGATCGCAGATGCCGTCAAGCGCCCCGCCGATTTAGTGGCGCGCTATGGTGGAGAGGAATTCGCCGTTATTCTTCCCCATACCAATGCCGAAGGCGCGATGCAGGTGGCGCAGACCATCCGAAATCAGGTCAAAGCCTTGCGGATTCATCATGCTCAATCCCCAGTGGGTTATGTGTCGATTAGTTTGGGAGTTGCGGTGACTTTACCTCGCCCTCAAGACTCGGTGGAAAAATTAATTCGGAGTGCAGATCGTGCACTATACGAGGCGAAATCTCTCGGGCGCGATCGGGCAGTTTTGGCAAAATATTCCGCCTGA
- a CDS encoding ABC1 kinase family protein has translation MRRYDPQAIASYYRSRPWKVIWRAITIIWYLSSFILGLKWDEWTNQAEQKRPKRATQLQNILTNLGPTFIKVGQALSTRPDLIRKDFLDELIKLQDQLPSFDSTVAYRIIERELDKTVEELFAQITPQPVAAASLGQVYQAYLHSGEKVAVKVQRPNLKPVLTLDLFLMRWGAKAVGPWLPLNLGHDLGLIVDEFGTKLFEEVDYLNEGRNAEKFATNFSGNPRVKVPSIFWRYSSNTVLTLEWIEGYKLNDIPTMQGAGIDTNALIEVGVTSGLQQLLEFGFFHADPHPGNLFGLADGRMAYIDFGMMDQLDETTKENLVEAIVHLINKDYVELAEQFVKLGFLTPETDIWPIVPALEAVLGDILGQSVRDFNFKTITDRFSELMYEYPFRVPAKFALIIRSLVTQEGLALTMDPNFKIVDVAYPYVARRLLAGESPQLRRRLIDVLFKDGKFQWSRLENLIAIARSDTNFDIIPTAELGLRYLLSEEGEFLRRQILLALVEDDKLHTEEVRRLWNLIKEDIQPNRIFDAAWGAIADFSREGAAALLPSMPTGIPFFEEK, from the coding sequence ATGCGGCGGTATGATCCGCAGGCGATCGCCAGTTACTATCGCTCCCGTCCCTGGAAAGTGATCTGGAGAGCCATCACCATTATTTGGTATTTGTCTAGTTTTATTTTGGGCTTGAAGTGGGATGAGTGGACCAATCAAGCGGAACAAAAACGACCCAAAAGAGCAACTCAACTTCAGAACATCTTAACCAATCTAGGACCCACCTTCATCAAGGTCGGTCAAGCTCTTTCGACTCGTCCGGATTTGATTCGCAAAGACTTCCTCGATGAACTGATCAAGCTACAAGACCAACTGCCTTCTTTTGATAGTACAGTGGCCTACCGCATCATTGAGCGAGAACTCGACAAAACCGTTGAAGAACTGTTCGCTCAAATTACCCCCCAACCTGTTGCGGCAGCTAGTTTAGGCCAAGTCTATCAAGCCTATTTGCACAGTGGCGAAAAAGTTGCGGTCAAAGTACAGCGCCCGAACTTGAAACCCGTTCTCACCCTGGACCTGTTTTTAATGCGCTGGGGTGCAAAGGCAGTCGGACCTTGGCTGCCGCTGAATTTAGGCCATGACCTGGGTTTAATTGTCGATGAGTTCGGCACCAAACTCTTTGAAGAAGTGGATTATCTCAATGAAGGACGCAATGCTGAAAAATTTGCGACCAACTTCAGTGGGAATCCAAGGGTCAAGGTTCCTAGTATTTTTTGGCGATATAGCAGCAATACGGTCCTAACTCTGGAGTGGATTGAGGGGTATAAGCTCAATGATATTCCCACTATGCAAGGGGCGGGAATCGACACCAATGCCTTAATCGAAGTTGGGGTCACCAGCGGGTTACAGCAGCTTTTGGAGTTTGGCTTTTTCCATGCGGACCCGCACCCCGGGAATTTATTTGGACTGGCGGATGGTCGCATGGCCTACATTGATTTTGGCATGATGGATCAGCTGGATGAAACCACTAAGGAAAACCTGGTGGAGGCGATCGTTCATCTGATCAATAAAGACTATGTAGAATTAGCCGAACAATTTGTCAAACTGGGATTTTTAACGCCGGAGACGGATATCTGGCCGATCGTCCCTGCCTTAGAAGCGGTATTAGGGGATATCCTCGGCCAAAGTGTGCGGGATTTCAACTTTAAGACGATTACCGATCGCTTCTCGGAGTTGATGTACGAGTATCCCTTCCGGGTCCCGGCCAAGTTTGCCCTGATTATTCGCTCTCTGGTGACTCAGGAAGGGTTAGCCTTGACGATGGATCCTAATTTCAAAATCGTTGATGTGGCCTATCCTTATGTCGCCCGACGGTTACTGGCGGGAGAATCACCGCAGTTACGACGACGGTTGATTGATGTGTTGTTTAAGGATGGCAAGTTCCAATGGAGTCGTCTGGAAAACTTAATTGCGATCGCCCGTTCGGATACCAATTTTGATATTATCCCCACGGCCGAGTTAGGTCTGCGCTATCTCCTCTCGGAAGAAGGTGAGTTTCTGCGCCGTCAAATCTTACTGGCGTTAGTGGAAGATGACAAACTGCATACGGAAGAAGTCCGCCGTCTGTGGAACTTGATCAAGGAAGATATCCAACCTAATCGGATATTCGATGCCGCTTGGGGTGCGATCGCTGATTTCTCTCGGGAAGGTGCAGCAGCGTTATTACCTTCGATGCCCACGGGAATCCCCTTTTTCGAGGAAAAGTAG